A stretch of the Longimicrobiales bacterium genome encodes the following:
- the soxC gene encoding sulfite dehydrogenase yields MPRDDRSKLSRRAWITTTSGVIAAGLVRTQSDAIRLVAEEAPPQVADPTKVPGRLVSGVGSRAPAEQPERLIRAEALSSSSRTPLADLMGTITPADLHFERHHGGIPDIQLENHELLVHGMVDRPMVFRMSDLMRYPQVSRTHFLECSGNGGGVYSQTRMPTEVTVQAMDGLLSTSEWTGVPMSTILREVGVRRGASWILAEGGDAAVMSRSVPLDKVMDDSLLAYGQNGERIRPEQGYPLRLFNPGYEGNTSVKWLRRIEVTDQPTHTRDETSKYTDPLGDGTVRQFSLMMDAKSVITFPSYPYVLPEQGWWELRGLAWSGRGRITRVEVSTDGGRNWVDAALQGPILSKSTVRFRHLFDWSGSDTLILSRATDETGYVQPTVEQLWEARGPRTSYHQNHQRAWKIARTGEVTFGLGEMV; encoded by the coding sequence ATGCCACGCGACGACCGTTCGAAGCTGTCCCGCCGAGCCTGGATTACCACGACTTCGGGTGTGATTGCCGCCGGGCTCGTGAGAACCCAGAGCGATGCAATCAGACTGGTGGCCGAAGAGGCGCCTCCGCAGGTGGCTGACCCTACGAAAGTGCCCGGCCGGCTCGTTTCGGGCGTTGGTTCGCGGGCGCCCGCCGAACAGCCGGAGCGCCTCATCCGTGCGGAAGCGTTGTCGTCGTCGTCCCGGACCCCCCTCGCGGACTTGATGGGGACCATCACGCCGGCCGATCTGCACTTTGAGCGGCATCACGGTGGCATCCCGGACATTCAGCTCGAAAACCACGAGTTGCTCGTTCATGGCATGGTCGACCGTCCGATGGTGTTTCGGATGTCAGATCTCATGCGTTACCCGCAGGTCTCAAGGACTCACTTCCTCGAGTGCTCAGGTAACGGCGGCGGGGTGTACAGCCAGACTCGGATGCCGACCGAGGTGACCGTGCAGGCTATGGATGGCCTTCTAAGCACCAGCGAGTGGACCGGTGTGCCGATGTCGACCATCCTGCGGGAAGTTGGAGTGCGAAGGGGCGCGAGCTGGATTCTGGCAGAGGGCGGTGATGCGGCGGTGATGTCCCGCAGCGTCCCTCTCGACAAGGTCATGGACGACTCGTTGCTCGCCTACGGACAGAACGGTGAACGAATCAGGCCTGAGCAGGGATATCCGCTCCGTCTCTTCAACCCCGGCTACGAGGGCAACACGAGCGTGAAATGGCTCCGACGCATCGAAGTCACGGATCAGCCGACACACACACGTGACGAGACCTCCAAGTACACGGACCCGCTCGGTGACGGAACGGTGCGGCAGTTTAGCCTGATGATGGATGCCAAATCCGTCATCACCTTCCCGTCGTATCCCTATGTGTTGCCGGAACAGGGGTGGTGGGAGCTCAGAGGTCTCGCATGGTCCGGACGTGGACGAATCACGCGCGTCGAAGTCAGCACCGACGGTGGACGCAACTGGGTGGATGCTGCCCTGCAGGGCCCGATCCTGTCCAAGTCTACCGTGCGTTTCCGCCATCTCTTCGATTGGAGCGGGAGCGACACGTTGATCTTGAGTCGCGCCACCGATGAGACGGGCTACGTGCAGCCGACCGTCGAACAGTTGTGGGAGGCCCGTGGGCCTCGCACGTCCTACCACCAGAACCACCAGCGCGCTTGGAAGATCGCTCGTACCGGTGAAGTCACGTTCGGACTTGGAGAGATGGTATGA
- a CDS encoding cytochrome c → MRGANAAFVVLTSTLLIGCSGGTEMGGAAPDPSVILGTEEGLPAHAPSTFGFGTEASAARVAMWDIDVRPDGAGLPPGSGSVTEGRTVFMTQCVACHGATGVEGPNDRLVDSEQWDVSPTTRTIGNYWPYATTLYDYIRKAMPQLTPGILTDDEVYGVIAYLLFLNEIVPEDAVMDAESLPAVEMPARGKFVVDDRVGGIGPVR, encoded by the coding sequence ATGAGGGGGGCGAACGCGGCTTTCGTCGTCCTCACATCCACTCTTCTCATCGGGTGCAGCGGTGGGACGGAAATGGGCGGGGCAGCGCCGGATCCGAGCGTGATCCTTGGCACAGAAGAAGGACTTCCGGCCCACGCCCCCTCAACGTTCGGCTTTGGAACCGAGGCGTCTGCCGCTCGCGTGGCGATGTGGGACATCGATGTCCGACCGGACGGGGCGGGGCTACCTCCGGGAAGCGGTTCCGTGACGGAGGGTCGTACTGTGTTCATGACGCAGTGTGTTGCCTGTCACGGAGCGACCGGTGTGGAAGGTCCCAATGACAGGCTCGTGGACAGCGAGCAGTGGGACGTCTCGCCGACCACTCGAACGATCGGCAACTATTGGCCCTATGCCACCACCCTGTATGACTACATCCGGAAGGCGATGCCGCAGCTGACTCCGGGCATCCTGACGGATGATGAGGTCTACGGGGTGATCGCGTACCTCCTCTTCTTGAACGAGATCGTTCCGGAGGACGCGGTCATGGACGCGGAGAGCCTGCCCGCGGTTGAGATGCCTGCCCGCGGCAAGTTCGTCGTGGACGATCGCGTGGGCGGAATCGGCCCAGTCCGCTAG
- a CDS encoding gamma-glutamyltransferase: protein MMRIARTAPWLLTLAFVATTPMLLGAQAVRQSGRSDAGMVAASHPLATDAGVRILEMGGNAADAAVATAFAIAIVEPTMNSIGGRNQILVRTTNGEVHGIDGTTQAPWDYDHETAPQASFGYAVIGIPGALAGLIKLHEEHGSLSLAQVMQPAIKYAEDGFRILPGDAARQAGGAEQALQFPGTAAAYYKGDGSPHRAGEILRQPDYAVTLRKIMVGGHDVFYKGEIADAMVADFAANGAVIDKADLEQYVAEDSRIVRGTYRGYELIGTDVPAAGVLSIQALHIMETFDPTSMTEAEWFAIAGQSLRLAQRELAVLGTDAEAARATSKDYAAELALEIAAPGHASATEWTPMPELEARGDLYGGHTTHLSTADADGMVVSLTQTLGPNMGSKVVTPGLGFLYASTLGGYLGTMTQPGMRARSNINPFIVLKDGEVVMVLGAAGGGLIPPAVVHAITRVIDFGMDLPSALGQPRVAAGFGGGFNAETSPGIGWTDREVAEMRALGIDVNPQPRDGAFGRVHGIQFDAASGTWIGAADPDWEGTARGPASRGR, encoded by the coding sequence ATGATGCGCATCGCACGCACAGCACCCTGGCTCCTTACCCTCGCGTTCGTCGCCACCACACCCATGCTTCTCGGGGCTCAGGCGGTCCGCCAGAGCGGCCGCTCTGACGCAGGGATGGTTGCGGCATCTCACCCTCTGGCCACTGACGCCGGCGTGAGAATATTGGAGATGGGAGGAAACGCGGCTGACGCGGCCGTGGCCACCGCTTTTGCGATCGCAATTGTGGAACCGACGATGAACTCGATCGGTGGCCGGAATCAGATCCTGGTCCGGACCACCAATGGCGAAGTCCACGGCATCGACGGGACCACGCAAGCCCCCTGGGACTACGATCACGAGACGGCGCCTCAGGCGTCATTCGGGTACGCGGTCATCGGCATCCCTGGGGCGCTCGCAGGGCTCATCAAGTTGCACGAAGAGCACGGCTCGCTTTCCCTCGCTCAAGTAATGCAGCCGGCCATCAAATACGCCGAGGACGGCTTTCGAATTCTCCCCGGCGACGCTGCGCGGCAGGCCGGCGGTGCTGAACAGGCGCTCCAGTTCCCCGGGACCGCCGCTGCCTACTACAAAGGCGACGGTTCTCCCCACCGGGCAGGTGAGATTCTCCGGCAGCCCGACTACGCGGTGACCCTGCGCAAGATCATGGTCGGAGGTCACGACGTCTTCTATAAGGGAGAGATCGCGGACGCAATGGTCGCGGACTTCGCAGCCAACGGCGCAGTCATCGACAAGGCGGACCTCGAGCAATATGTCGCCGAGGACAGTCGCATCGTTCGCGGCACCTATCGCGGCTATGAGCTGATCGGAACGGATGTGCCCGCGGCTGGGGTCCTCTCGATCCAGGCGCTCCATATTATGGAGACCTTCGATCCCACCTCGATGACTGAGGCCGAGTGGTTCGCGATCGCAGGCCAGTCACTGCGGCTGGCGCAGCGCGAGCTCGCGGTATTGGGGACCGACGCCGAAGCAGCGCGAGCGACATCGAAAGATTATGCCGCAGAGCTCGCGCTCGAGATCGCGGCACCCGGGCATGCCTCCGCCACTGAATGGACGCCGATGCCAGAGCTGGAGGCGCGCGGGGACCTCTACGGCGGACACACTACGCACCTGTCGACCGCCGACGCCGACGGGATGGTGGTCTCGCTGACACAGACGCTCGGCCCGAACATGGGCTCAAAGGTCGTGACTCCGGGCCTCGGGTTCCTCTACGCATCAACCCTCGGCGGCTACCTGGGCACCATGACCCAGCCAGGTATGCGGGCTCGATCGAACATCAATCCGTTCATCGTCCTCAAAGACGGCGAGGTGGTGATGGTCCTCGGGGCGGCCGGTGGTGGGCTGATACCCCCGGCGGTTGTACACGCTATCACCCGTGTCATCGACTTCGGCATGGACCTCCCCTCCGCGCTCGGACAACCTCGCGTGGCCGCCGGCTTCGGTGGCGGGTTCAACGCGGAGACGTCCCCGGGCATTGGCTGGACCGATCGGGAAGTGGCTGAAATGCGAGCACTGGGAATCGACGTGAATCCACAGCCACGAGACGGCGCATTCGGCCGAGTGCACGGAATTCAGTTCGATGCCGCAAGCGGCACGTGGATCGGCGCCGCCGACCCGGATTGGGAAGGGACGGCCCGAGGCCCGGCCTCCAGAGGTCGCTAG
- a CDS encoding co-chaperone GroES family protein — protein MSEPRKRLIVVGDRVLIQPEEGEDRTKVGLYLPQTAVDTQAVQGGKVLATGPGNAVAAPTELDEEPWKIGGTVGEPRYVPLQARHGDYAIFFRRAAVEITFERERYLVVPQAAILTLVREEEEGEEILPSF, from the coding sequence ATGTCGGAACCGAGAAAACGCCTTATCGTCGTCGGTGATCGTGTGCTGATCCAGCCCGAAGAGGGTGAGGACCGGACTAAGGTCGGGCTCTACCTTCCGCAGACCGCCGTGGATACTCAGGCAGTCCAGGGTGGCAAGGTATTGGCGACAGGTCCTGGGAACGCGGTTGCCGCTCCCACGGAACTGGACGAGGAGCCATGGAAAATTGGCGGCACTGTTGGGGAGCCGCGATATGTGCCCCTTCAAGCACGCCACGGCGACTATGCCATCTTCTTTCGCCGGGCGGCGGTAGAGATCACGTTCGAGCGTGAGCGTTATCTGGTTGTTCCACAGGCGGCGATACTGACGCTGGTTCGCGAAGAAGAGGAAGGCGAAGAGATCCTCCCGTCGTTCTGA
- a CDS encoding RsmB/NOP family class I SAM-dependent RNA methyltransferase — MARRPGGGGRRGRGQKRPQDRTVDLDRYRPIIAEWEAFSEAAGRPEPTVFRIRAGQVSEAVLLERLAEQGFVTRPLTGLPSFHQVEQAPRAISQTLEHWLGLIYIQQASTGVAAPEVGVSPGQRVLDMCSAPGGKTTHLAELMGDRGCLVAGEISEPRIRGLLGNVYRLGHPNILVVAGDGREFPEGALFDHVLLDAPCSGEGTLRRSGGQAPNQSSSFLGYVTAAQRSLLEKAVRLTRPGGTILYVTCTFSPEENEAVVSEALGRLPIELEPLELPVPHARGVTSWDGKKFDPRVEGAARIYPHHFDSGGLFLARLRRLDDGDEGSSSGWGAVPTRFPDEEVRPPNIDGPESDAASLEERDVELLDSGMADLAARYGVPAAPDVRRWILRGGRAWMHTLNEWPLNVWEPGPWRPISVGFRAIDFDSQGRPRPTNDLLRWLGTAVTDRVIDLDAASLKSVLERQPIPTDIEARGPVALSWRGDVIGRGAVTGDGLKSEIPKARAADLLRLL, encoded by the coding sequence ATGGCACGCAGACCTGGCGGAGGTGGACGCCGCGGCCGCGGACAGAAGCGGCCCCAAGACCGTACGGTAGACCTTGATAGATACCGTCCAATCATCGCGGAATGGGAAGCGTTTTCCGAAGCGGCCGGTCGACCGGAGCCAACCGTATTTCGGATCCGCGCCGGGCAGGTTTCCGAAGCGGTGCTTCTCGAGCGACTGGCGGAGCAGGGCTTCGTAACGCGCCCGTTGACCGGGTTGCCCAGCTTTCATCAGGTCGAGCAGGCTCCTCGAGCGATCTCCCAGACCCTGGAGCACTGGCTGGGTCTCATTTACATCCAGCAAGCATCCACGGGTGTCGCGGCTCCTGAGGTCGGTGTGTCGCCCGGGCAGCGGGTCCTTGATATGTGCTCGGCTCCCGGTGGGAAAACGACGCACCTCGCCGAGTTGATGGGTGACAGGGGGTGCCTCGTCGCTGGCGAGATCAGTGAGCCCCGCATCCGAGGGCTTCTCGGCAACGTGTACCGGCTCGGGCATCCGAACATTTTGGTCGTGGCGGGCGATGGCCGGGAGTTTCCTGAGGGAGCTTTGTTTGACCACGTGCTCTTGGATGCCCCGTGTTCCGGAGAAGGCACGCTACGCCGAAGCGGTGGCCAGGCGCCCAATCAATCGAGCTCGTTTCTCGGATACGTCACCGCGGCTCAACGGAGCCTACTCGAAAAGGCAGTTCGGTTGACCCGTCCGGGTGGAACGATTCTGTACGTGACCTGCACCTTCTCTCCCGAGGAGAACGAGGCCGTCGTCAGCGAAGCACTGGGACGACTGCCGATCGAGCTAGAGCCACTGGAGTTGCCGGTGCCTCACGCACGCGGTGTTACCTCATGGGATGGGAAAAAGTTCGACCCTCGTGTCGAAGGCGCGGCCCGGATCTACCCGCACCACTTCGACTCCGGCGGCCTCTTCCTTGCGCGTCTTCGTCGCCTCGATGATGGCGATGAGGGGTCATCTTCTGGCTGGGGGGCGGTTCCGACTAGGTTCCCGGACGAGGAGGTGCGGCCTCCCAATATCGACGGCCCCGAGTCGGACGCGGCGAGTCTGGAGGAGCGCGACGTCGAGTTGTTGGACTCCGGCATGGCAGATCTGGCCGCCCGATATGGTGTCCCTGCCGCACCCGATGTTCGCCGGTGGATCCTGCGGGGTGGACGCGCATGGATGCACACGCTCAATGAGTGGCCCTTGAACGTATGGGAACCGGGGCCCTGGCGCCCGATCTCGGTCGGCTTCCGCGCGATCGATTTCGACAGCCAGGGACGGCCCCGACCCACCAACGATCTGCTCCGTTGGCTGGGAACCGCGGTGACCGATCGAGTCATCGACCTGGACGCAGCTTCCTTGAAGTCGGTGCTGGAACGTCAGCCGATCCCGACTGACATCGAAGCGCGTGGGCCCGTCGCTCTCTCGTGGCGGGGTGACGTCATCGGGCGCGGGGCCGTGACGGGTGACGGACTCAAGAGCGAGATCCCGAAGGCCCGTGCCGCGGATCTGCTCAGACTTCTCTGA